One window from the genome of Deltaproteobacteria bacterium encodes:
- a CDS encoding type Z 30S ribosomal protein S14, which yields MAKKSIIAKSKRTPKFAVRKYNRCPRCGRPRAFYRKFRLCRICLRQLALRGELPGVTKASW from the coding sequence TTGGCCAAGAAATCGATCATCGCCAAGTCGAAACGGACGCCGAAATTCGCCGTCCGGAAATATAACCGGTGTCCGCGCTGCGGCAGGCCGCGCGCTTTCTACCGGAAGTTCCGGCTGTGCCGGATCTGCCTGAGGCAGCTCGCCCTTCGCGGGGAGCTTCCCGGCGTGACCAAGGCGAGCTGGTAG
- the rpsH gene encoding 30S ribosomal protein S8: MANNDHVSDLLARLRNAQQARFEQMEIPSTNILHGITQILKEEGFIKGYRVVTEKNASRLRIALKSTPETGYAIKGIRRMSRPGRRLYVGKDEIPMVKNGFGIAIVSTSRGVMTGEKAKKLSIGGELLCEVW; this comes from the coding sequence ATGGCGAACAACGATCACGTGTCGGATCTGCTGGCGAGGCTGCGCAATGCCCAGCAGGCACGCTTCGAACAGATGGAGATCCCCTCGACGAACATCCTCCACGGAATCACGCAGATCCTCAAGGAGGAAGGGTTCATCAAGGGATACCGGGTCGTGACCGAAAAAAACGCGAGCCGCCTCCGCATCGCCCTGAAATCGACCCCGGAGACGGGATACGCCATCAAGGGGATTCGCCGGATGAGTCGGCCGGGACGGCGCCTCTATGTCGGGAAGGACGAAATCCCGATGGTGAAGAACGGGTTCGGCATCGCCATCGTCTCCACGTCGCGCGGCGTCATGACGGGGGAGAAGGCGAAGAAGCTTTCGATCGGCGGCGAGCTGCTCTGCGAGGTCTGGTAG